The genome window CAATTTTTCTTCATTACGATACCTTTATTGAAACCGGTTATTCTTTTTACCAGCGTGACATCAACTATTGGTACATTACAGTTGTTTGATGAAGCGATGAATATTACGAATGGCGGCCCGGCAAATGCGACGCTGACGTTATCGCTTTATATTTATAACCTGTCATTCAAGTTTGTGCCTAACTTTGGCTATGCGGCAACGGTTTCCTACGTCATTGTTGTTTTTTCAGCAATATTGGCACTGATTCAGTTTAAAGCGGCGCGGAAGGGATGATATGAGAAAAAGTAAAGTTAACAGCATACTCATGCATGTTTTTCTCGTGTTGATGAGCATTTTTTCGCTTTTCCCTTTCTATTGGATGGTGGTGTCGAGCACGAATAGTACTAGCCAAATCAACATGGGGAAATTCACGTTTGGCGATCAATTACTGGTCAATTTTACCAATCTGACGAGTCAGGTGGATCTGGCGCTGGTGTTCTGGAACACGTCAAAAATTGCGTTGATCAGTACGGTGTCAACGCTTGTCGTGTGCTCTGTCGCAGGCTATGCGTTTGAAATTTATGCCAGCAAGAATCGTGAACGTGTCTATGTGGCGCTATTAACGACGATGATGATTCCGTTCGCGGCATTAATGATCCCGCTTTTCACCATGTTTGGTAAGGCGGGGTTACTGGATACGCATTTTGCTGTGATCATGCCGACAGTGGCCGG of Pectobacterium carotovorum contains these proteins:
- a CDS encoding carbohydrate ABC transporter permease; the encoded protein is MRKSKVNSILMHVFLVLMSIFSLFPFYWMVVSSTNSTSQINMGKFTFGDQLLVNFTNLTSQVDLALVFWNTSKIALISTVSTLVVCSVAGYAFEIYASKNRERVYVALLTTMMIPFAALMIPLFTMFGKAGLLDTHFAVIMPTVAGAFIIFYFRQCTKTFPRELIDAARVESVAEWKIFLYVYVPIMRASYSAAFIIVFMTSWNAFLWPLIVLQSNELKTINLVLSSFASAYSPDFGLIMVGTVISTLPSLLIFFAMQKQFIASMTGAVK